From a single Paenibacillus sp. FSL W8-0426 genomic region:
- a CDS encoding Gfo/Idh/MocA family oxidoreductase, with the protein MLKIAIIGAGAIANAHINSYLQFKERCEIVALCDLYPDKAEAKKNEFGLNAKVVSDYKELLDKEIDLISVCLPPYAHAPVTVDFLNAGSHVLVEKPMASSLEECDLMIEAAQKSGKILSVVAQNRFTNPIMKLKQMLDTGLAGPILHAQVDSFWWRGHCYYDLWWRGTWEKEGGGCTLNHAVHHIDALLWMMGRPDQVQAFMSNVAHDNAEVEDLSIAMLRYPNGALGQITSSVIHHGEQQQFIFQGRDARISAPWKITASLSRPNGFPEKNAELEEQLQQAYDRLPNLPYEGHSAQIDNVLHAIESGEPPLIDGSSGRSTLELIMAIYKSASTGENVKLPLVAGDPFYTRAGVQQNAIHFYEKSGYVENFAADEQITIGTTKE; encoded by the coding sequence ATGTTAAAGATTGCGATTATAGGCGCAGGAGCCATTGCCAACGCGCATATCAACAGTTATTTGCAATTTAAGGAACGCTGCGAGATTGTTGCCCTGTGCGATTTGTATCCCGACAAGGCCGAAGCGAAGAAAAACGAGTTTGGATTGAACGCCAAAGTTGTTAGCGATTACAAAGAACTGCTTGATAAGGAAATCGATCTGATTTCGGTCTGTTTACCTCCTTATGCGCATGCACCGGTTACGGTGGATTTTCTGAATGCAGGAAGTCATGTTCTGGTGGAGAAGCCGATGGCATCTTCCTTGGAGGAATGCGATCTCATGATCGAAGCAGCGCAGAAGAGCGGCAAAATACTGTCGGTTGTGGCGCAGAACCGGTTCACCAATCCGATCATGAAACTGAAACAAATGCTGGATACCGGACTTGCCGGTCCGATCCTGCATGCTCAGGTCGATTCCTTCTGGTGGCGCGGTCATTGCTACTACGATCTCTGGTGGCGTGGTACATGGGAAAAAGAGGGAGGAGGTTGCACGCTGAACCATGCGGTGCATCATATTGATGCTTTGCTATGGATGATGGGACGCCCCGATCAAGTTCAAGCGTTCATGAGCAATGTGGCGCACGACAATGCGGAAGTCGAAGATTTATCCATTGCGATGCTTCGTTATCCGAATGGTGCATTGGGACAAATCACGAGTTCGGTCATCCATCATGGCGAACAGCAGCAGTTCATCTTCCAAGGACGGGATGCCCGAATCTCTGCGCCTTGGAAAATCACCGCTTCATTGTCCAGACCCAATGGTTTTCCGGAAAAGAATGCCGAGCTCGAAGAGCAGCTTCAACAAGCATACGACCGTTTACCGAATTTGCCGTACGAGGGGCATTCCGCCCAAATCGACAATGTCTTGCATGCCATCGAGTCAGGGGAACCACCGTTGATTGACGGCAGTAGCGGCCGCAGTACGTTGGAACTGATTATGGCCATTTACAAATCGGCGAGCACCGGAGAGAATGTCAAGCTTCCACTCGTCGCCGGCGATCCGTTCTACACGCGAGCAGGCGTCCAGCAGAATGCCATCCATTTTTACGAGAAAAGCGGTTATGTTGAAAATTTTGCCGCGGATGAGCAGATTACGATCGGCACAACGAAGGAATAG
- a CDS encoding cation diffusion facilitator family transporter translates to MEVDRLKGANVAFLSVMSNAFVVISKFVVGLLTGSVAIISEAIHSALDLAASLIAFFSIRISGRTADQQHPYGHGKVENVSGTIETILIFVAGIWIIYECVHKIIHPSPLELPYLGIIVMLIGAGINYWVARKLKKTAAEMNSVAMKSNALHLLTDVFTSLGVAFSLLLVTITGWHILDPVIGIILAFYIMREAYKLMKESFPPLIDARLSEEEEENILRIIQSFEEKYIEVHNFRTRRSGPEEIIDFHLVVPSTMSVITSHQLSDEMEQAIKQVFHRAQILIHIEPEHERM, encoded by the coding sequence ATGGAGGTAGATCGTTTGAAAGGGGCAAATGTTGCATTTCTGTCTGTCATGAGCAATGCCTTTGTCGTTATATCCAAATTCGTTGTTGGACTTTTGACGGGGTCGGTGGCCATCATTTCCGAGGCGATCCATTCTGCTTTGGATTTGGCCGCTTCTCTCATTGCGTTCTTTTCGATCCGTATTTCCGGGCGCACCGCAGATCAACAGCATCCATATGGACATGGAAAAGTAGAGAACGTTTCTGGAACGATCGAAACCATACTCATTTTTGTGGCAGGCATTTGGATCATTTATGAGTGTGTTCATAAAATCATCCATCCGAGTCCCTTAGAACTCCCCTATTTAGGAATCATTGTTATGCTTATTGGAGCCGGCATCAATTATTGGGTTGCGCGAAAGCTCAAAAAAACAGCGGCAGAAATGAATTCAGTCGCCATGAAATCAAATGCACTGCACTTACTTACGGATGTTTTCACCTCCCTAGGAGTAGCGTTTAGCTTATTGCTCGTTACGATCACAGGCTGGCATATATTGGATCCGGTCATTGGGATTATTCTGGCGTTCTATATCATGCGAGAAGCTTACAAATTGATGAAAGAATCCTTCCCACCACTGATCGATGCCCGATTGTCCGAAGAGGAGGAAGAGAACATCCTTCGCATTATTCAATCGTTCGAGGAAAAATACATCGAGGTTCATAACTTTCGTACCCGGCGATCCGGTCCGGAGGAGATTATTGATTTTCACCTTGTCGTCCCGTCTACCATGAGCGTGATCACTTCCCATCAACTTTCCGATGAAATGGAGCAGGCCATTAAACAAGTTTTTCATCGTGCCCAAATTTTGATTCATATTGAACCCGAGCATGAACGGATGTAG
- a CDS encoding DEAD/DEAH box helicase, protein MNWLNELYTSQKREPKKDLERSLVEAIFRVYDRFPRMGLRERVGQQDMSLDIADAYINGRNAMIEAGVGIGKSFGYLIPGLLINQVSRQPIIIATSSIQLSEQIHKDLRIIGSRLGFTTVRSVVGKGMGQYACRNRAAELFNPDDPGSPFSTLAQRVLNFEIDERADIKGGIRDAEWSNVSVNDCKFERCHHKNGCLFYDMRAKINARVNEIDFIIVNQDLLIQDLMKKKEGTRGLITERPALIVIDEAHNLEAKVRDARTLEFTFRGICRILDDTVQLLMKKSGDKSLLSQSKFLKKCVERIFKQIGTDLLRAAKQDSDRIKVSEIKETPLTRVSHVLKDLSLSLSVLTSRNEREIDDVYEAMNGLISLIDVLARAEDNSHMGKQTSAGSHGQHLSQRY, encoded by the coding sequence ATGAATTGGTTAAATGAACTCTATACTTCACAGAAGCGGGAGCCGAAAAAGGACCTCGAGCGCTCGTTGGTTGAAGCCATCTTCCGAGTGTATGACCGGTTTCCCCGAATGGGCCTCCGAGAGCGGGTCGGGCAGCAGGATATGTCACTGGATATAGCTGATGCTTATATTAATGGACGCAACGCCATGATTGAAGCCGGGGTTGGTATCGGCAAGTCCTTCGGATATCTCATTCCCGGCCTGCTCATTAATCAGGTATCGCGCCAACCGATTATTATCGCAACATCCTCCATTCAGCTTTCGGAACAGATACATAAAGACCTTAGGATCATCGGCAGCCGGTTAGGCTTTACAACGGTTCGCTCTGTCGTAGGGAAAGGCATGGGCCAGTATGCCTGCCGAAACAGGGCAGCGGAATTATTCAACCCTGATGATCCAGGCTCCCCCTTCTCTACCCTTGCACAGCGTGTATTAAATTTTGAGATTGACGAAAGAGCGGATATAAAGGGCGGCATTCGTGATGCCGAATGGTCCAATGTTTCCGTGAACGATTGCAAATTCGAACGCTGCCATCATAAAAATGGCTGCTTATTTTACGATATGCGTGCCAAAATCAATGCAAGGGTAAATGAAATCGATTTTATAATCGTGAATCAGGACCTGCTCATCCAGGATTTGATGAAGAAAAAAGAAGGAACCCGAGGCCTTATTACGGAACGGCCGGCTCTGATTGTCATTGATGAAGCTCATAATCTGGAAGCCAAAGTTAGAGACGCACGAACTCTGGAGTTCACTTTTCGAGGAATCTGCCGCATTCTGGACGATACTGTGCAATTGCTCATGAAGAAATCCGGGGATAAAAGCCTTCTTTCGCAATCCAAATTTCTGAAAAAATGCGTTGAACGCATTTTCAAACAGATCGGCACGGACTTGCTCCGTGCGGCCAAACAGGACAGCGACCGGATCAAAGTATCCGAGATCAAAGAAACGCCGTTGACTCGAGTCTCGCATGTGTTGAAAGACCTGAGTCTCAGCCTATCGGTTTTGACCTCCCGCAACGAACGTGAGATCGATGACGTTTATGAAGCCATGAACGGGCTTATCTCCCTCATCGATGTTCTGGCTAGAGCGGAGGACAACTCTCATATGGGCAAGCAAACCTCTGCAGGAAGCCACGGTCAGCATCTGTCCCAAAGATATTAG
- a CDS encoding VTT domain-containing protein — MFKWMLNSRLVKFGFLLIGLIVLFYSWESFQHIDLKGWLLEPKEWWIVWAVLWGLSLVKSILFFLPIQLVYVTSGIYFPMETAALLCLLGLVLEMTITYFIGIKAGRKTVARFISKENKWSKWFNTYKQHEFSGMFWARLTPFSIEAISLLLGAAGAKYKPYIIASTLGSLPKIVFFVMIGSIISQGEVGASLLTFLLMTLGWCIVIAFLIGRKQIVWRKQTKQNTSNTLNSYDGK, encoded by the coding sequence ATGTTTAAATGGATGCTGAACTCCCGTTTAGTCAAGTTTGGTTTCCTATTGATCGGACTCATCGTACTTTTTTATTCTTGGGAATCATTCCAGCATATTGATCTTAAAGGGTGGCTGTTGGAACCCAAGGAGTGGTGGATCGTTTGGGCCGTCCTGTGGGGACTGTCTCTCGTTAAATCCATCCTTTTTTTCTTGCCCATTCAACTGGTTTACGTTACTTCTGGAATATATTTTCCTATGGAAACGGCAGCACTTCTTTGCCTGCTGGGCCTGGTGCTGGAGATGACGATCACTTATTTTATAGGCATCAAGGCTGGGAGAAAAACGGTTGCTCGCTTCATATCGAAGGAAAACAAATGGAGCAAATGGTTCAATACCTACAAACAACATGAATTCTCAGGCATGTTCTGGGCAAGGCTTACTCCGTTCTCGATTGAAGCAATCAGTTTATTGTTAGGAGCTGCCGGGGCGAAGTATAAACCGTACATCATCGCTTCCACGCTCGGTTCGCTGCCTAAAATTGTTTTCTTTGTCATGATCGGCTCAATCATCAGCCAAGGAGAGGTCGGTGCATCCCTGTTGACTTTTCTGCTCATGACATTGGGGTGGTGCATCGTCATCGCATTTTTGATCGGACGAAAGCAGATTGTTTGGAGAAAGCAAACCAAACAGAACACTTCAAATACGTTGAACAGTTACGATGGGAAGTAA
- a CDS encoding TetR/AcrR family transcriptional regulator, with product MPKVLVTEEQWIQLGIEKFSQSGLDGLVIERMSSELGCSKSSFYWYFRNRNEYITKLVERWVELSTNEVILQSSLAINPEDRLTYLLQQMFSATGKGDFLFFFRKLGSNHANFQEMLEKIEQTRIDYAVQVLESMGMTTLNAQQKAFILYHYYLGWYERFKNRQVEKDELQQHIDTLKAQLLSSSLEG from the coding sequence TTGCCAAAGGTGCTAGTTACAGAAGAGCAATGGATCCAGCTCGGAATCGAGAAATTTTCGCAATCCGGGCTGGATGGCCTGGTCATCGAGAGAATGTCATCGGAATTGGGCTGCAGCAAGAGCAGTTTTTATTGGTACTTCAGAAATCGGAACGAGTATATCACCAAACTGGTGGAACGATGGGTCGAGCTATCGACCAATGAGGTCATCCTTCAGTCCTCCTTGGCCATAAATCCGGAGGATCGATTAACTTATTTGCTCCAGCAAATGTTCTCTGCAACGGGTAAAGGTGACTTTTTGTTTTTCTTCCGAAAGCTGGGGAGTAACCATGCAAACTTCCAAGAGATGCTGGAGAAGATTGAGCAAACAAGGATCGATTACGCTGTGCAGGTTTTAGAAAGCATGGGGATGACGACCTTAAACGCCCAACAAAAAGCCTTTATCCTATACCACTATTATTTAGGCTGGTATGAGCGCTTCAAAAACAGACAGGTAGAAAAGGACGAATTGCAACAGCATATCGACACGCTGAAAGCTCAATTGTTGAGTTCATCTTTGGAGGGATGA
- a CDS encoding helicase C-terminal domain-containing protein, which yields MDRKPSPFDYTNHAMMYISNHVPHYHHDRREIYLESAYKEMVKLCNLTQGRTLVLFSAKEDMKYIHKKLMSSANTHAWAVHIQKEGSSQDGVITEFRASKGVLLSTGVFWEGVNIEGSDLSQVIIFRLPFPVPSDPIYEYKSLVAENPFMDVFVPDMLLRLRQGSGRLIRSETDLGVLSILDSRLSGAAKKNYREQVLETLPFKNVTEDFSVLERFVQQKGIKRRV from the coding sequence ATGGACCGCAAACCATCCCCTTTCGATTACACCAATCATGCCATGATGTACATTTCGAACCATGTTCCGCACTATCATCATGATCGGCGTGAAATCTACCTTGAATCAGCCTACAAAGAAATGGTCAAACTCTGTAATCTGACGCAAGGACGAACATTGGTCCTTTTTTCAGCCAAGGAAGACATGAAGTATATTCACAAGAAGCTGATGTCGAGTGCCAATACGCATGCATGGGCAGTGCATATTCAAAAAGAGGGATCTTCCCAGGACGGCGTGATCACTGAATTTCGGGCAAGCAAAGGTGTGCTTCTGAGTACCGGTGTTTTCTGGGAAGGCGTGAATATCGAAGGCTCCGACCTGTCGCAGGTCATTATTTTCCGGCTGCCCTTTCCCGTTCCGTCGGATCCCATTTATGAATATAAGTCATTGGTGGCGGAGAATCCGTTCATGGACGTATTTGTGCCGGACATGCTTCTTCGGTTACGGCAAGGAAGCGGACGTTTGATTCGCAGCGAAACGGATCTTGGCGTACTTAGCATCCTCGATTCGCGTCTCAGCGGAGCGGCAAAAAAAAATTACCGGGAACAGGTGCTGGAAACGTTGCCGTTTAAGAACGTGACCGAGGATTTTTCGGTTCTGGAGAGGTTTGTCCAACAAAAGGGCATAAAACGCCGTGTTTGA
- a CDS encoding AraC family transcriptional regulator codes for MDESNRTEEISLFLVNFFHHLKPLWNDFEGNSAASPAGRKNHQVERILNWIEKNYHVPYRLHDLAQSLHLSSYHLSHLFKEATGVSISQYIAARRIHQSVQLLTTTNKPIALIAEEIGLTNVSYFCKLFKEQMDVTPHQYRKRWVDHSFRLE; via the coding sequence TTGGACGAATCGAATCGTACGGAGGAAATTTCACTGTTTCTTGTGAATTTCTTTCATCATCTCAAACCGTTATGGAATGACTTTGAGGGAAATTCGGCAGCTTCTCCTGCCGGACGCAAAAACCACCAGGTCGAGCGCATCCTGAACTGGATCGAAAAAAACTATCATGTACCCTATCGCTTGCACGATCTGGCTCAATCGCTGCACCTTTCTTCCTATCACCTTTCGCATTTATTCAAAGAAGCAACCGGAGTCAGCATATCGCAATATATTGCTGCTCGAAGGATTCATCAGTCTGTTCAATTGCTGACGACGACAAACAAACCGATCGCGCTCATTGCCGAGGAAATCGGTTTGACCAATGTGTCGTATTTCTGCAAATTATTCAAAGAACAGATGGACGTCACGCCCCATCAGTACCGTAAAAGGTGGGTCGACCATTCGTTTCGTCTTGAATAA
- a CDS encoding glycoside hydrolase family 3 N-terminal domain-containing protein encodes MHIKRLTIIGAVLGSMFLWAGSVAANERFTDLQHSKWAEDGIEYMAKRGTVAGYGNGKFKPAAPVTRAQAVTFMVRELYSQQLEKPVQGTTYGDVPTTHPFYREIAIAAKNGLASGFPDGTFHPDAPLSRAETAAFLTRAYLLVEGKQPANWSDTEKHWAAAPILIMSSNGLVGGYADGTYRPNRTVTRAEFAVFMSRVIRFERESAIRAQDWDKLISYMTVSEQVGQMLMPDIRQWNGKVTTTVNDGLKSSIHDQDLGGLILFDKNIVDAKQVTIFTHNLQNEAGDIPLFLGIDQEGGVIKRIPGGTNLPGQMALGATGDAALAEAAGQLTGEELKALGLNLNFAPVLDINSNPDNPIIGMRSFGSSADLVTRFGLATIKGLRQSGVIAAVKHFPGHGDTTVDSHLGMPVLTHHRERLDAVELKPFQAAIENGVDMIMTAHIAFPAIDNEQVTSLKDGSRVPIPATLSKKVLTGLLREEMGYEGLIISDAFTMKAIAAHFGENKAVERAVSAGVDIILMPQDSEAAHQTLVNAVKDGTIPTQTIHASVKRILELKSKYGLFEPGPSLAQKLADLKQVIGTEEHRTVERKIAEKAVTLLASRDGLHPDPIHQGDRVVIVAAEEEQAKQLEKQLKQATDDLSFKTEISVIDQGQTNAAMQAINQADYVILASYQFRNVASQFGWNEVQSLIDEMNKRNKRYTLLSLGNPYEMVYLQNVRSALAVYGKQEPNTAAGTKVLLGQLEATGVLPVQTD; translated from the coding sequence ATGCATATCAAACGGTTGACGATCATCGGTGCCGTACTCGGCTCCATGTTTTTATGGGCAGGAAGCGTGGCTGCGAACGAGCGCTTTACCGATCTGCAGCATTCGAAGTGGGCCGAAGACGGTATCGAATATATGGCTAAACGGGGAACCGTGGCCGGATACGGCAATGGGAAATTCAAGCCCGCAGCGCCTGTGACAAGGGCGCAAGCGGTCACTTTTATGGTACGGGAGCTTTATTCGCAGCAGCTTGAGAAGCCGGTGCAGGGTACGACATATGGGGATGTTCCGACAACACACCCCTTTTACCGGGAAATCGCCATCGCGGCCAAAAACGGTCTTGCCAGCGGGTTTCCGGACGGAACCTTCCATCCGGATGCACCTCTTAGCCGCGCAGAGACGGCGGCATTCCTTACACGCGCATATTTACTCGTCGAAGGCAAGCAGCCTGCCAATTGGTCGGATACGGAAAAGCACTGGGCCGCAGCGCCGATTCTCATCATGAGCTCGAACGGTTTGGTCGGCGGATATGCGGATGGAACCTATCGTCCGAATCGTACGGTCACGCGTGCGGAGTTTGCCGTATTTATGTCGCGCGTGATTCGGTTTGAACGTGAATCAGCTATTCGGGCACAAGATTGGGACAAGTTGATTTCATATATGACCGTGAGCGAGCAGGTTGGCCAAATGCTCATGCCTGACATTCGGCAATGGAACGGTAAGGTGACAACAACTGTTAATGATGGTTTGAAAAGCAGCATCCATGATCAAGATTTGGGCGGTTTGATCCTTTTCGATAAAAATATTGTAGACGCTAAACAGGTCACAATATTCACGCACAATCTGCAAAACGAAGCAGGCGACATTCCGTTGTTTCTAGGTATCGACCAAGAAGGCGGCGTCATAAAACGAATTCCTGGCGGGACGAATCTGCCGGGGCAAATGGCCCTTGGCGCCACAGGGGATGCGGCACTGGCCGAAGCGGCCGGACAGCTGACAGGAGAAGAGCTGAAGGCGCTCGGACTGAACCTCAACTTTGCGCCTGTGCTCGACATAAACAGCAACCCGGACAATCCGATCATCGGCATGCGTTCGTTCGGCTCGAGTGCGGATTTGGTGACGCGGTTTGGTCTCGCAACGATCAAGGGACTGCGTCAATCGGGCGTGATCGCGGCAGTCAAGCATTTTCCGGGCCATGGCGATACAACGGTGGATTCCCATCTCGGAATGCCTGTGTTGACGCATCATCGGGAACGGCTTGATGCGGTGGAACTGAAACCGTTCCAGGCTGCGATCGAGAATGGGGTGGATATGATCATGACTGCGCATATTGCTTTTCCTGCGATCGATAATGAACAGGTCACTTCGCTCAAAGACGGAAGCCGTGTGCCGATCCCTGCCACATTATCCAAAAAAGTGCTCACCGGGTTACTTCGCGAAGAGATGGGATATGAGGGTCTCATCATTTCCGATGCCTTCACCATGAAGGCCATTGCAGCGCATTTCGGGGAAAATAAAGCGGTGGAACGCGCCGTCTCTGCAGGCGTGGATATCATCCTGATGCCACAAGATTCGGAAGCCGCTCATCAGACGCTGGTGAACGCGGTGAAGGACGGGACGATCCCGACCCAAACCATCCATGCGTCCGTTAAACGAATTTTGGAGCTGAAATCGAAATATGGTTTGTTCGAACCTGGCCCAAGCCTTGCCCAAAAGTTAGCCGACCTTAAACAGGTCATCGGAACAGAGGAGCATCGCACGGTGGAGCGGAAAATTGCAGAAAAAGCCGTCACCTTATTGGCGAGCCGCGACGGTTTACATCCGGACCCGATCCATCAGGGCGACCGCGTTGTGATCGTTGCAGCCGAGGAAGAGCAGGCAAAACAGCTGGAGAAACAACTGAAGCAAGCCACAGATGACTTGTCGTTCAAAACGGAAATTTCCGTGATCGACCAAGGACAAACCAACGCTGCCATGCAAGCGATCAATCAGGCTGATTACGTTATTCTGGCCTCCTACCAATTCCGCAATGTGGCCAGTCAGTTCGGATGGAATGAGGTTCAATCCTTGATCGACGAGATGAACAAGCGGAATAAGCGTTACACGTTGTTATCGCTAGGGAACCCATACGAGATGGTCTATTTGCAAAACGTGCGCTCCGCGCTTGCCGTTTACGGGAAGCAGGAGCCGAATACGGCAGCCGGAACGAAAGTCTTGCTTGGCCAACTGGAAGCGACCGGGGTGCTGCCGGTGCAAACGGATTGA
- a CDS encoding DUF3995 domain-containing protein: protein MNVMAWMLGTILFLLGGLHIYWIVGGKFGALAAIPSNGSELLFKPKKAGTAFVAGALIFSGYIALALGEVVHTFILAEWMVSTGGWIIALVFFIRTIGDFHWVGFFKKKKGTLFAHWDTRLYSPLCLFIAILWVTLLMR from the coding sequence ATGAATGTGATGGCATGGATGCTGGGAACGATTTTATTTTTACTCGGCGGTCTACATATCTATTGGATCGTAGGCGGGAAATTCGGAGCTTTGGCGGCTATTCCAAGCAATGGCTCGGAATTGTTGTTCAAACCGAAGAAAGCAGGCACGGCCTTTGTGGCAGGAGCATTAATTTTTTCAGGATACATTGCATTAGCTCTTGGGGAGGTTGTTCATACCTTCATTCTGGCAGAATGGATGGTCAGCACCGGCGGCTGGATCATCGCGCTCGTGTTTTTCATCAGAACGATTGGAGACTTTCATTGGGTCGGTTTCTTTAAAAAGAAAAAAGGAACGTTGTTTGCCCATTGGGATACACGACTTTATTCCCCGCTATGTTTGTTCATCGCGATCCTTTGGGTGACTCTATTGATGAGATAG
- a CDS encoding helix-turn-helix transcriptional regulator: MNRQVRLQELSTFLKAKRARISPESAGFPEGQRRRTPGLRREEVAQLAGVSTTWYTWLEQGREIKVSSSVLDSVANALQLTADERRYVYSLSLEAGSTASSPMKERPPIVSPSLEKIITELSYCPAIISDRKCRIVGWNRAAAYVFLDFDQLPDEERNMISLLFSRREFKRLAVNWEQFANEFLAMFRSYYGQHVEDEWYEQFLNNMKERHPEFDEMWKQSPVNYAPDVHLEFRHAKAGKMIFELTSLQVYGEHDLRCSIYTPDKKTEEKLISMM, translated from the coding sequence ATCCGCAGGTTTTCCGGAAGGTCAGCGAAGAAGAACGCCAGGGCTGCGAAGAGAGGAAGTCGCCCAACTGGCAGGGGTGAGCACGACGTGGTATACCTGGCTTGAACAAGGGCGAGAGATCAAGGTTTCTTCTTCCGTGCTGGACAGTGTGGCTAACGCGCTCCAATTAACTGCCGATGAGCGGAGATATGTATACTCCTTATCATTGGAGGCGGGGAGTACAGCTTCTTCTCCCATGAAAGAACGGCCGCCAATCGTAAGTCCTTCTTTGGAAAAAATCATTACGGAGTTAAGCTATTGTCCGGCCATCATTTCGGATCGAAAGTGTCGAATTGTAGGATGGAATCGGGCCGCCGCCTATGTATTTCTGGACTTTGATCAGCTTCCCGATGAAGAACGGAATATGATATCCTTGCTGTTCTCCCGCCGGGAATTTAAACGTTTGGCCGTGAATTGGGAGCAATTTGCCAATGAATTTCTTGCGATGTTTCGTTCGTATTATGGCCAGCATGTTGAAGATGAGTGGTATGAACAGTTTCTGAATAACATGAAAGAGCGTCATCCCGAATTCGATGAAATGTGGAAGCAGAGCCCTGTCAATTATGCCCCGGATGTGCACCTGGAGTTCAGGCATGCCAAAGCAGGAAAAATGATATTTGAGCTAACGTCCCTTCAAGTGTACGGTGAACATGATTTGCGCTGCAGCATTTACACGCCTGACAAAAAAACGGAAGAAAAATTGATCAGCATGATGTAA
- a CDS encoding collagen-like protein — MIKRHGKLIGKRKLKKHVHCAKVKVVKVRPKIVVNAPQGAQGVPGPQGPIGPIGPIGATGAQGIPGPAGPQGLPGPVGPVGPVGPAGATGPAGPAGATGPAGPAGPTGAGISDFLSVFRADPGTGTDTVPGNAPITLTGVLANVGGAFTFVPPSPTITINETGSYLISFTIHNQSNADFNLTVNGTPITPVPFTGNGGGPISAEVIITVTTVPTTIQLVNASATPVQLHNNLNTTVTILKLAP; from the coding sequence TTGATAAAACGTCATGGAAAACTGATTGGTAAACGTAAATTAAAAAAACATGTGCATTGTGCTAAGGTTAAGGTGGTAAAAGTTAGACCAAAAATTGTTGTTAATGCACCGCAAGGCGCACAAGGGGTTCCTGGCCCGCAAGGACCTATAGGTCCGATAGGTCCAATCGGGGCCACTGGCGCACAAGGGATACCAGGCCCTGCCGGCCCGCAAGGACTTCCTGGCCCCGTCGGTCCTGTCGGCCCCGTCGGCCCTGCTGGAGCAACAGGCCCCGCCGGCCCTGCCGGAGCAACAGGCCCTGCCGGTCCTGCCGGCCCTACTGGAGCCGGAATATCCGATTTCTTGAGCGTATTCCGGGCAGATCCGGGCACAGGTACGGACACCGTTCCAGGAAACGCGCCCATAACTTTAACCGGCGTTTTGGCTAATGTTGGAGGTGCATTTACCTTCGTGCCGCCATCCCCGACGATCACCATCAACGAAACAGGAAGCTACCTGATCTCTTTCACCATTCATAATCAGAGCAATGCTGATTTCAACCTCACAGTGAATGGAACGCCCATAACACCCGTGCCTTTCACGGGTAATGGAGGAGGACCCATATCTGCTGAAGTTATTATTACGGTCACAACAGTTCCGACGACGATCCAGCTTGTAAACGCGAGTGCAACTCCTGTACAGTTGCATAACAATCTAAATACCACTGTGACCATTCTGAAACTGGCTCCTTAA